The DNA sequence GTCTTTCAGATTAGATATAGTTAAACCATGGCCCCATCTTGACCCCAATGATACTATTCTGCTcttccccacacacatccccccacccccctggaAATTAAAAAGGAACACCTGGTCATTACTAGGTTTCTAGGGACATGAGGTGTGCAAACTGGATACCACATTTCATACATTATAACAGTGGCTATACTTTGAAAGTACTCAAATTTGATtttaaagtgctttgggatgacCAGAGGTGGCAGAAAGCACTACATAAATAATCTAAAAGCACTCTATAAAAGATGTTTTACTCTAACCAATCAATCATTCACTGTAATTTTTCCAAGTTTGTTATATTAGCAACAGAGAAATTAGAATTCCATTCTATTATCCAACATTCCACTGGAGTGAAGGGTGGAATTGTTGGAACTGGTGAATTTTCTGTGAAGTTGAATTAGAAGATCGGTGTGAAACAAAATGATGATTCAGCCATGCCTCTCAGCCTATTTAAATCCAGTAACTTAAAATCCTCTCTCAGTATGCTCCATCAATGGAAGAGATCAATTTGGCAACCTTGGTCTTCACAACTTCAACGTCCAAGTCTCATGATCAACTACAACTTTTCTCTGAACATTCTCCAATTCAAAATGCCCACTGCAAAATGAGTTACTTTATCAATGAAACTGCAAAAATGAAATGTTTGATTTCTGCAAAAAAACCACTCAAGATTCAGGTCAGTTCTTGATTAGTGATGTTAACATTCCGATTAACGGgatactttcaatgaatgattaaaagatccatgctgtacaactctgacaGATTTGTAAAACATTATCGGAGTTTCAATGTAATTCCTGAGGGAGCAAACGTAGTGGTTAAAAACCCATCTCTGGCTGTATTTGGACACCAAATACTAGtggcatttttattttaaatctcaGTTCAGTTAACTGAATTAATGAGACAATATAATTCATAACAAATATTATTCCAGAATAACTTCAAACTTTTTCCCTAAACTTAGACCAACAAGAGATGACAGAATGTGAGGTTAATTGAAAGAGAAGTGTTGGATCATACTGGACATGAAACATTGCAATGTGTCTGCAAATGATAAGTTGATTTTCCAAAGTGGAATGTATTCAAATTTTATCAATAGCATGGAAAACAGAAAATGTAACCCAGCAAAATGAAGAAGAGTGGAATGAATGCACGCACAATGAAGCAAGAAGGTTTCAACTACATTCAGCCATTTGTGCTAGTAAAACTATCTATAATTGGAATCTGCTGCCTGGCAGTTCTTAAGTATTATGCAGAAATAGTTTATGCAACTTCATGAATTTTACTTTATGCTCTGAAACTATGAAGTAGATGTTTCTTGATAATTCACTAACTTCAGTCACAGAATCCTGTAAAGTGTCTTTTATGCAGATTCTACAAGGTTTCCATTGATTTAATGGCAGGAGATCAGAAGAATCCCATAGAAATTATATAATTTGGCTCAACACTAACCATTATCAACTGAAGTTAAGTGGACTTGAAAGGTCCTTCTCTCATTTATTTTATCTTTACTCTTTCTCCACCTAAAGCACTTAACTTTgcaaaacaaaaaacagaaagctGGGAGAATAAACTATTATAACACAAAACAGTCTGCATCAGATAAGTCAGAGCAGACCAAGAATGAAACATTAGTGTTACGTCAACAATGAAAGGAGTTCACAACATACCAGAGAAGGCAACAGAAAAAGCTGGTATATGGCAAAAGTATTCAGCATTAGATACTGGCCAAATATTTGTTAGCCCATAGATCTTTCCTAAAACAGAAAATACCATCTAAATGAGTGTCTCTAAGCCCCAAATTTCCTTCTCATAAAACTAACAATAATGAGTCCAATGAAGACACAACCAAATAAAGCCCCACTGTAAGCATATTCCTCAGCTAATAAATCTGGATGTGCCAAACAACTTGTACTATACTGTATAAAAATTGGAGACTATTACAGATTGTTCAACCCTTCACTATTTTAATTGTccagaatttggcaggaagagGAGGGGGGAGGTAGAAAGAATGAATGGAAAATAACAAAATAAATTCCTATAGATCTTAGAGTAAAACATACTTGGAGAATGATCCTTCTAAGTGCTAAAAAGATGGTTAAGTGCACTTTGCACAAAACACAATTAGACAAACTCTGAACACAAATGTACAAACATCTGATTCTGTTTAAATTCATTCCTGCTTGTTTGAAACTGCATTACACTTCCCTGGTTCTTAAatattgaaacagtacagaagaaAAACATTTGAGCAAGCTCTTTTTTAAGTAGTTATTAGTGAAGAATATCTGATGCCATACACTGAATAATCTGACTTAAGTTATATTTCATGAACATAATTCACATATGGGAAACACTAACAGATTAAAAGACAAGTTGTCAGCAGAGGACCCTCTTGTCAGATTTGACACTAATCTGGGCTGGAGTTTGATTTCGATTAGATTTCCCAAGGAATTTCAATTTTATAATGTTAACTCGAGAAGAAatgtgggtggggggaggaggcagaaggaggaagagaggaattAATACATTTTCCAGGTAAAcatcacaaaaaaaaactgttcaaaAGCAAAAACTGCATATATTTTTcttgttaattttaaattattTACTACCTGTGAAATTACTTTTATCGTTACGGTTAAGAGTATAGACACTTATATATGTGCAGCTGACGAAGAGTGCACAAACAAATTGCACTTAAGTCATATTTTGTGGGTTTACATGTTTGTCATTTTCAGATGAATACCACAGCTGAAACAGACTGGAAATTTTTTGAAAATGATTGGGGAAATTTGCTTTAAGAAAATAGCAATATTTCTTATGATACAGAGTACCTAGAATGCCAGGGTTAAGCCATTCCTTTCAAGTAGCTTTAACATATATATCTTTGTCATGAATTaccatttaaaataaaaatgtttttcatGGTTACTCCAAATAAATTTAGTCTTGGTTGAAAATAGGCTGCTCAGGTTAGACAACTATTTAAACTCATCATTTCTACTCTCCTTGTGTCAATGAAGTTTAAACCACACGTATTAAAATACAACATTATTAACTATGAGACAAAGTGTTGCTGCCACTTTATTGTTGAAGACCTTTCTTATTGTACAGTTTATACCATTTGTTAAATTCTAAATGCTAATTTATTTAAATGTGGTATTCCACAATCAAGTGTTGCTAAAGTGGTCAGCAAATTCAAAATTTAGGTGATAGAAAAATGTGAAAATGAAATCACATCGAACAACTTAAAGATTAACAAGACACATTCAATAGTGCCAAAGCAAATTTAAACAAAAAAAGTGCTTAAAATTACAGGCAAATCAAAACTCTTTTTTTCATTACCAGTTTGAACCTGCTGCATTTATCCATTTAGTATGCTACATAAGATATTCAATTAAACTCGATAAAGTACCTGGAGGCTTAGGAACAAAAAATGCCATTTTGTGTAATTAAGAAAAGATTAGCTGGAAGTTCAGATTCCCCAGACAATGGTAACATGTTAAGAGTTTTCTAGGTCACATCTGATCAATATGGGTCAAAAATCCACTATTACACTACACACTAGTTGGTGCTATGAAAAATTCAGCTCGCATCTGTGTCAGATACTTCTGTTTTCAAGACTCCTCATGTATGCTTGTTGGTAGCAGCCACTCACTTCAAAAGAGCATTTCCATAACTGTAACCCAGTTCCAAAAATCTCCTATTCTACAAAAGAGTGCACAGTTGATTTTGATTATGAATTAGTTTTGAATCATTATCTGATATTATATTTCTAAAATAAAGTTCATATGCTACAAGCCAATGGTTAGTGTGACTGTGACCTGTTTTCAGGTTTAAAACTGAGTTTTGATCAGCATTCCAGCCAATAGACATGTCCAACTCTTTGTCAAACTTAAACAACCCAACTCACACCTGTAATACATTCTATGGATGCTCTACATACAAGTCAGATACCACTGTGAAGGGACTTCATGAAAACCATAGCTTGAAGTAACAAGCACATTCACAATAAAGCAGAACTCCAGGTTGTACCCATTAAATCTTGCATGTCATAATTAACTGTAAAAATGTTTACAAAAGCCAACTGTGAAGTCAGCTGCTTTACCATTGTAGTCCCGAATATTCAGCAAATTAACAGTATGTTAATTGTGTTATAATTGTGTCACTTGATAGCTGTTTGCAACATTCTTCCCAAAAAAGTATATAGCAACAGAGGATCAGCATTTCTGGGCATGCTATCCACTTCTCACTGCTCAGAGATTTTGGACTTCAGATCCAGTTTGCATTAGGCAGTAGTAAATACCTGAATGCTGATGAGGGCTAAAGTCCATAGAGTAGCTTGGATAATAAATTTCCCTGAAATTTTAATCGATGCAGAGTTTCATGCAAGCACCTCttgaattgcatgcaattttcgTTCAAGGAACTTAATCAATTGAAGTAAATTGTTCAGTTACCAAATTTTATCAAACAACACAATCAGATAAGAGCCCTTAGTGCAACAAATGTCTAAAAAGATTATTCACAATGCTTCTAAGGTTGGAGCACTTGTATTGAAGTGAAAAAGGACACTTATAAGCACTTCCAATAAATGCTGTCAAGCATCAAGCTTTCATGTAGTCAGAGATGCCTATTAAATCCACAATTGTCAGCCACTGAGTTCTTGGACATGGTGCTGATGGCAGAGGAAATACCAAAGAGCAAAGTTCAATGATGATCTCTTCACTGCAACATTACATCTTTCAAATTCTCTTGCAGAATAGTGTCTTTCACTGCATGGAATACAAATCGAATGTTTTCCGTGTCTATGGCTGTTGTAAAGTGATGGAACAGTGGTTTGGTGCGATCTCGTCGCTTGTTGTTAAAGCACTGAACCAAGTATTTTTGTACATCCTCTAGATTATGAGGGTCCCACTCAAAATTTGGGAAATATTTCTTAATACTGACCGTTTTCACCTTCCCCACAAGCAAGTCCATTTTGTTCAGAAACAAaataatggagacagaagaaaaTAATTTGTTGTTTACAATGGTCTCGAAGATGTTCATTGATTCTACCAAACGGTTTGTCCGCCGGTCTTCCATCAAGACTTGGTCATATTCACTTGAGGAAACCATGAATAGAATGGAGGTAATGCCATCGAAGCATTGAAACCATTTCTGCCTCTGTGACCGTTGACCACCCACATCTACCATTTTGAAAGGAATTCCTTTTATGACAAAATCATGCTCCACAATTCCTTTGGTGGCTTTTCTAGCAAGTAGGACATCAtgcctgctgggaaggtaactctGAAAGAAAGAAACTCATTAGAGCATTTTGCATAACCAGGTACAGTGGCAGCTTCAAactttttctgtgctgtccatcctGCCAGCAATAAAAACGCCTCAGTAAGTTCAAACTGGACTAGCAGAACTACGGCTTAACGATGTTAATTTCACATTATGTGATCACATCAGGTTCAGACTTCACTAAGGACTAGGTACCAGCCAGAGATGAAAGTGAACTTGCTGCTGCTTTTGGAAAGAGGGAAGAAGTGAAAGTTGGGAAATTGCTTGACAGATGTATTTGTTTTCTGAAGGACACACTCCCCACAAATCATCCCCAACAGTTCTAAATCTGCTGCAGTCAAAATTCATATTGCATTCTCAAAGatgggtaaaaacaataataAATGTAAGTTCAGTAGTGTGAATAGTCGATTAAATAAATTGAAGATAATGACTGACTTTACAGCTCAAATAATTAAACTATTTGAAAAAGCTGTGAACTTTTAGAAAACAAATCTATAACCAGACAGAGTAGAGATTTCCAAACCACTCAAGTCTGAGAATTCCCTAGATTGTCCTTTTGATATGCTGCAAACATGAGAACTTGGACTATATTTCTGAATAATTCCAATCAACTATGGACAAATACTCCACATAATAAAATCGTAAACTATAATTGTCAATAGAAATGCAGTAGAACTGAAGATCTTTGGTGACTGTGGCAAGAAAAGCAGTTGTATTTCTCTATTGATAATTTCTCCATATTCAGTAGTTGTAGGAACACTGCAACAAATGAAAATATTGGGGTATAAAACAAGgctaaggaaaaaaaaaatctggtagATCTGAAAATTCAAAACACTTCCAACTTCGGTGGTGGTGTTGGTGATCATGGTCAGACAATCAATCAGAGTTCCTTCAATCAGACAGTAATGTAGTAAACAATGGATTGGAAAAGTTCAAAAGGCATTGGTGAAGACAGAACAGAAATGCCACTCATCTTTAGTATCATAAATATCTTCATGCAGAATGACATTAGGAGGCTAATTGGTCCACTGTGTCTGGGCCAACGCATAGGTGCTGCAAACTGCTTTGTGAATGAGAAACTGACCAAATAATTCCAATAAATTTGGAGATTTTTATTTAAAACAAAAGATAGCCTCCTCTCTCTTACTCTTCAACTCCTTCCTTGACACCAGGATGGCACCTTGACCAAAACTAATCAAAAATTGTTTGTATTATCTAAAGGCAGAGGCTGGATGATACAATCTCCTTAAAGAAATGCAGTTTAGTTTTTTCATGATTTTCCATTATTGGCAAAATGATTTGACATTTATAAGCTACAGGTAGAAGCCGCTTATAGTTTAAAAAGTCATTTGCCATCAATAGGCATTTTCAGGAGCACTAGCTTCTTGCCACATGCAAAATAATGAGCAGGAATGGCACAAATGAGGCTTTGCAAGTCTTCTGCATTTCAATTTGTCACTTAAAATAATCAAGAGTCTGAAATAGCCACAGGGAGGGTTTCTTGACAGAACCTTCAGTCAATTTAACCCAAATAGCATATGGTAAACCCTACTTTGTCAACTTCATCATGGTATATTTTTGGAAGTGATGAGCATTTCACCACGGCAAGTGTAACACAGGTCATAATACGTATGGGTTTGTGATCGCCAAATCTGGCTACCACACAAGGGCTTTAACTTATACTTTCACATATATCTAATAAAATATTTTAGGTTACATCATAACTCATAGATAAATTAGAAACAAATGCCAATGCATTTAGCTGCCAATACAGACATTTCATTTATTTCAACATCCGTCAGTAATCAGGTAATCCAATTCAATCAGCATGAAATGAATCCTGTCTGCAATGTTTGATACTGGCATCACTGTATCAGTCTGCCAAATCCTCCCAGTACACATTCGCACTCTTTCAAAATTATTTCAGTGGAATCCAACCTTTGCCCAAAATTCTAGAGCTACACTTGCAGGAGATAATTTCCTAGAGAAAGGCAGACAAAGAACTGCCAATTTAGCATTATTCTTCCAACTACCCTTTTTCCAAAAATTTGTTTTGCTGTTTCGGGAAGTAATTTGTATCATTTGACTTGATTACATCATACTTATAGACAAGAACATCAACTATGGCTTTGGTTACTGAGATAATTTTTGAGCATCTGAATAAGAATTCACGGAGTGTTCGCAGACTTTGCTCAGAAGAAAGTGATTTGACAGTTTATTTTTCAAAAGAACATCATTGCACTTCAACCCGGGTTCATTGTTTATTGACCTTATGAGGCACTTTAGAAATGTGGTAAATTGCCACATTCAAGTAATGCAGAACAGGCAAGTGATAGGCAGCAGAGAGGGGAATGCAATtagctgaaataaaaacaaaactcaTTCAGCTAACCTACCAAATGGGAGAAATTCCAAACATGGTTGCAACTTGATTTTTCCCCACATTGTCTTCCACATAATGCAGAAGTAACTTGAGCATATAACCAGTGTGATCTCAACTTCCAAATTAGCAAGTGTGAATTCCCTATGCTTGGAGTGTTAAAGTAAACAGGAATTAGACTCACCAATTGTCCAATCTGGTCAAGATTATCCAGAAAATATTTCACAGATTCACCCTGTTGGCAGAAAaaaccagaaagaaaaaaaatcagttcTAATATCCTAATATAACTGGAATTCATTCAGGTTAGGGGAAAAAGATTAATTGTATTTCTCTTAACAGCAAAGTTAATTCATACCAGACATCAATTATCAGTAAGTATGCTGCAATTGATTCTCAATGATGAACTAATGAATAGAATAGCAACAGTGAAAAatcttaattttatttttttttaaagaattttttttaGAGCACTTGATTCACTCTCCATGATATAGATGATCAGAGACAACACTAGCTCTGCCTCCAGTTAAGCTggtccagtacagttacaatactgcCATTTACCAACAATATGGAAAACTGCTGAGGCATATCCTCTCCACAAAAAGGACACATCCAACTCAGCCAACTACTGTCCTACCTATCAACTCTCGATCATCAGCACAATGAAGGAAGGGATTACTGATAGCTATCCAGCAGCATTTACAATAACTTGCACACTGATACTCTGTGGATTCCATCATAACAACTCAGttcttgacctcattacagccttgatccAAATAATGTCAAATAGAGCTGAAAACAAGAGATGAGGGGAGAGTGATGGCCCTTGACACCAAGCTAGTATTTGATTGAGAATGAGATCAAGGAACTTTAGCAAGAATAATGAGAATTTAAGAGAAGGGTTCACAGTTCGAAATCATATCAAACATAAAAGGGGTGTTTGGCATTGGTAGAGGGCAATTATCTCAATCCTAGGGCTGtactgcaggagtccctcaggattGTGTCCGAGCTTCAATCATCCTAGGCTGCTTCAATACGGATATTCCCTTCATCACAAGATCAGAAGTGAGAATATTTGCTGAAAATcactatgttcagcaacattcacgatgactcagatactgaaacatccCATACCCACATATAGCAAGGTCTGGTCAATATTCAGACTTTTGGTTCATAAAGTGACAAGTAACACACGCACACCTGTCAAGGAATGACCATCTGTTGCAATCATACCTCTGGACATTGAATGCATCACTGACATATCCACTGTCAACtaccttggggttaccattgaagaaacaaaacaggaccagccatataaatactggcGTCGTATGAATACGTCAAAGGTTGTGAATTCTGTACGGTGTAACTCACCTCCTTCCTCCCCAGAACATGTCCAACATCTACAAGGAATAagttaggagtgtgatagaatgttCCCCTGTTGCCTGGATGAGTATCGCTCCCAGCATTCAAAAAGCTCAACACCTCGAGGACAATGTTATCTGCTTGAATGACACCAATCCACCACTGACATACAATAGTAGTAGTGTACACCATCTACAAAATACACTGCAGCAAATCACAaaagctccttcaacagcaccctccaaacccagGAGTTCTGCCTTCTTGACGGAAAAGGAGAACAGGTTTATGGCAACTCCATCATgtacaagttcccctctaagaCATACtgattgccattccttcactgttatcTTGTAACTCCCTTCTTAAAAGCACTATGAATGACCAAACGTCATATGCATTGTAGTGGTTCAGGTCAGCAGGTAACCAACAGCTTCTGCAAGATAATATGCTTGGGCAGGAGTTATGGCCTAGTCATTGACACCCAcaactgaatgaatgaaatgaatatattttcaaaaatctcaGATTTTACTTAGCAACTAGACTATAAATTCCATCTGTTCAAGtctgaattttattttaaaatggaaATTATCTAAAGAACAATAATCAATCAAggagcaaaaaaaaaattgccacGTTAGTTTTTGTTCTTCAAAATCAAGTCTTTCCTTTTAACTCACAGAACATCATTACATCCCAAATCCAGCCAACCTCTCAATTTTCAACTGTGGGACCATCCAAGTTATCACGAAACACCCATTATTGTGCATGATTTGTTTAACTATATAACCTTTTAATCACACACTAATTTAAAGAATGAAAACAAATTAAGCAAAATGCAATTAGTTTTAAATAGTTTTTATAAACTGATATCAAACCACAGTTTTGAAAGGGATTGATAGGACTGGCTAGAGTATCTGCTCCTCAGACTCTAATTCTAAGCTTCCTACCATCCTGCCTTCACAACTCCATTAAACAAAGATTTGTTTCAAGAGTGCAACACAGCATTGTGTTCAACAAGAGGTCCTTACTGAAGTGAACAGAAAATGTATGCACTTCATGTGTTGAGGTCCCGTAAGTACAGGAAGGACATCTGTACAGTATTGCATTACAATGCAAACAGAATCCAATCTCTGGATGCAGCAGGAAGGAGAGAATCCATAACTGGATAAAAACAAACAG is a window from the Chiloscyllium punctatum isolate Juve2018m chromosome 40, sChiPun1.3, whole genome shotgun sequence genome containing:
- the gna12a gene encoding guanine nucleotide-binding protein subunit alpha-12a, producing the protein MAELVQRLGACFPACQSSQSERAQRRRSREIDALLARERRYVRRLVKILLLGAGESGKSTFLKQMRIIHGKDFDSKALEEFRDTIFENVIKGMKVLVDARNKLSIPWENTENEKHGMFVMAFENKCGMPVEPATFQLYVPALRALWQDSGIQEAYNRRREFQLGESVKYFLDNLDQIGQLSYLPSRHDVLLARKATKGIVEHDFVIKGIPFKMVDVGGQRSQRQKWFQCFDGITSILFMVSSSEYDQVLMEDRRTNRLVESMNIFETIVNNKLFSSVSIILFLNKMDLLVGKVKTVSIKKYFPNFEWDPHNLEDVQKYLVQCFNNKRRDRTKPLFHHFTTAIDTENIRFVFHAVKDTILQENLKDVMLQ